From the genome of ANME-2 cluster archaeon:
ATGCCGTCATAGTCGCACGCAACAGGCTTGACTTCTCATATATCCCCCTCGATGAAGAATACAAAGAGCCGGAAATTAAAACATCCGTAGGAGACGCCTGCAATCTCGATAAGATTCCCGACAACTCAATTGACTTTATTGCTACCCATCCGCCGTATGCACACATCATCCCGTACACTCATGAGTTAGTTGAAGGCGACCTGTCCAGTGTCCACAGCATCGATGAATTTCCCGTTGAAATGCTGCAGGTTGTGGCCGAATCCATCCGGGTCCTCAAACCGGGGAAGCACTGCGCTATCCTGATGGGTGATGCCCGCAAGCATGCTCATTTCATTCCTATTACTCCCAGGGTCCTGCAGGCATTTCTTGATGTGGGATTTGTGCTGCGGGAGAATATCATCAAGTTGCAGTGGAAGATGAAAGGGACGAGGGAGAACTGGAGCGGGACAAAGTATACCTTTTTGCGGATAGGACATGAGAATCTGTATGTTTTCAGGAAATTGAAAAGTGAGGAGTCAAAAGCAAAATTTTAATATCAGTAGTTACTGTTTCCCAGACTATTGAATTACTGACCCAAAAATATTCATGGATAAGCTTATCCCTCAATCCTGTAACAGCTTTCCATTCAATTTCTGAATATCCTTGTTTAATTTTATCAGGAATCTTTTTCGCAGCTTCCCCTATTCCTTCCAGATTTCTTACCACTGCATCCCTGGTTTTTTTTATCCGCAAAATACTCTTCAAATTCCATATTTTGTGTAAATTCTTCAATATTTGCACTGGCTTCAAGAATATCTTGAATAAACAGAATAACATTCCTTTTTTTAGGCATAAACTGTCTCATCCAATATATTAGATTTAATCAATGGTTTTAATGCATCAGGGGTCACAAGGTCAACCTTTATGCCGAATTTTTCACTAAGATAATTTTCAAGTTTAATGAATGTAAAAAAACCCATTGGACTATCAAATTCAACAAGGACATCTACATCACTGGCTTCTGTTTGTTCGTCCCTGGCATAAGACCCAAATATACCAATAGTTTTAACTTGATATTCTTTTTTTAGAAGGTGGTCTTCTTCTAATAATTTATCCAGAATGACTTGTTTGGATTTCATTGTATCCTTCTCATTGTATATGTTTAGGAATTC
Proteins encoded in this window:
- a CDS encoding nucleotidyltransferase family protein, producing the protein MKSKQVILDKLLEEDHLLKKEYQVKTIGIFGSYARDEQTEASDVDVLVEFDSPMGFFTFIKLENYLSEKFGIKVDLVTPDALKPLIKSNILDETVYA
- a CDS encoding DUF86 domain-containing protein, with product MRIKKTRDAVVRNLEGIGEAAKKIPDKIKQGYSEIEWKAVTGLRDKLIHEYFWVSNSIVWETVTTDIKILLLTPHFSIS